In a single window of the Limnochorda sp. L945t genome:
- a CDS encoding SIS domain-containing protein: MTFTEAEIASQPSAWRKTLESVSRWEPVFRELFGTGRVALVGAGSSYYVATAAAEYARESLGVAARAVAASVYRPNPGEAVLFISRSGTTTEVLEAAQAADRAAIRPRVSVTCDPGNPLATRVDHSILLEWVREQSVVQTSSATSALLLLRAAVDRLAGRPLPGELPDLLERVMTSPLPAEGVDHLVVLGSGWRFGVACEAALKAQEMALLWTERYVPLEYRHGPMSCAGPSTLVVILDPSDERMAALARDIGALGARVVQAEHDPMVELVRLQRLAYAISLRKGLDPDHPRHLRRSIELG; encoded by the coding sequence ATGACCTTCACGGAGGCCGAGATTGCGAGCCAGCCGTCGGCGTGGCGGAAAACGCTGGAGTCGGTCAGCCGTTGGGAGCCCGTCTTCCGGGAGCTTTTCGGCACAGGGCGGGTTGCTCTGGTGGGAGCCGGCTCGTCCTACTACGTCGCCACCGCGGCAGCGGAGTATGCGCGAGAGTCCCTTGGCGTGGCAGCCCGGGCGGTGGCCGCTTCCGTGTACCGCCCCAATCCCGGAGAGGCCGTGCTTTTCATCAGCCGCAGCGGTACCACGACCGAGGTGCTGGAGGCGGCCCAGGCGGCCGATCGGGCGGCGATCCGGCCCCGGGTCTCGGTCACGTGTGACCCCGGCAACCCCCTGGCCACACGCGTGGACCATTCCATCCTGCTCGAGTGGGTGCGAGAGCAAAGCGTCGTGCAGACCTCCTCGGCGACGAGCGCTCTGCTGCTCTTGCGGGCAGCCGTGGATCGCCTGGCCGGTCGGCCGTTGCCGGGAGAGCTGCCGGATCTGCTCGAGCGGGTCATGACGAGCCCCCTTCCGGCTGAAGGCGTGGACCACCTGGTCGTCCTGGGCTCGGGCTGGCGCTTCGGGGTAGCGTGCGAGGCGGCCCTCAAGGCGCAGGAGATGGCACTGCTGTGGACCGAGCGTTACGTACCGCTGGAGTACCGCCACGGGCCCATGAGCTGCGCCGGCCCCTCCACGCTCGTCGTGATCCTCGACCCCTCGGACGAACGGATGGCCGCCCTGGCCCGCGACATCGGGGCGCTCGGGGCACGGGTCGTGCAGGCGGAGCACGACCCCATGGTGGAGCTCGTCCGCTTGCAGCGGCTGGCGTATGCGATCAGCCTGCGCAAGGGGCTCGACCCCGACCACCCGCGTCACCTGCGGCGCTCGATAGAGCTTGGGTGA
- a CDS encoding carbohydrate kinase family protein codes for MKQASDVTVLGELNPDIVLSRVQGKPAPGRERVVEDAIITIGSSSAICATILARLGIRVRFVGMVGADWFGRFMVEALKNEGIATSVKVDPSVKTGVTVAITGTDERMLITFPGAMAAMKGRDVDLEAVLGSRHLHAGSFFLQTALQHDLPVILRTAVEAGMTTSLDPGHDPAERWAGLENVLPWVTVLMLNEVELLGIARTLTGDVGIQNPHDAARAVCETVREMVVVKRGKDGAFAVSRDGRLVESPPFRVDPVDTTGAGDAFDAGFIVQWLAGAPVESRLAFANACGAIATTYPGGTPGFPSLERVMEFMAQRGRGIR; via the coding sequence ATGAAGCAAGCATCGGACGTTACGGTGCTCGGCGAGCTCAACCCGGACATCGTCCTCAGCCGGGTGCAGGGCAAGCCGGCTCCCGGGCGGGAGCGGGTGGTGGAGGACGCGATCATCACGATTGGGAGTTCGTCGGCCATCTGCGCTACCATCCTCGCCCGTCTTGGGATCCGGGTACGGTTCGTGGGGATGGTCGGGGCCGACTGGTTCGGCCGGTTCATGGTGGAGGCGTTGAAAAACGAAGGGATCGCGACCTCCGTGAAGGTCGACCCGTCAGTGAAGACGGGCGTCACGGTCGCCATCACCGGAACGGACGAACGTATGCTCATCACCTTCCCCGGGGCCATGGCCGCCATGAAGGGCAGGGATGTCGACCTCGAGGCGGTGTTGGGCTCGCGTCACCTCCATGCCGGCTCTTTCTTTCTCCAGACCGCGTTGCAGCACGACCTGCCCGTCATCCTGCGTACGGCGGTGGAAGCGGGGATGACGACTTCCCTCGACCCCGGGCACGATCCGGCAGAGAGATGGGCGGGCCTCGAGAACGTGCTTCCCTGGGTGACGGTGCTGATGCTCAACGAGGTGGAGCTCCTGGGAATTGCTCGTACGCTCACCGGCGACGTGGGCATCCAAAACCCTCATGACGCGGCGCGGGCAGTCTGCGAGACGGTACGCGAAATGGTCGTCGTGAAGCGCGGGAAGGATGGGGCCTTTGCCGTGAGCCGTGACGGAAGGCTCGTCGAAAGCCCGCCATTTCGTGTCGACCCGGTGGATACGACGGGAGCCGGGGACGCTTTCGATGCAGGCTTCATCGTGCAGTGGCTCGCCGGGGCACCGGTGGAGAGCCGCCTGGCCTTTGCCAACGCGTGCGGGGCGATCGCGACGACCTATCCGGGCGGTACACCTGGCTTCCCGTCGTTGGAACGCGTGATGGAGTTCATGGCGCAGCGTGGACGGGGCATACGCTGA
- a CDS encoding carbohydrate ABC transporter permease, translating into MKRSWLDRQGSLAGVLVLPAALLVAAVLAYPIVRAVAMSLTGLVLSDPSSGTWVGLANYLRAFRDPEFRMALTRTLYFALATVPVETVLGLLIALLLNQRFPLRNVVRGLVLLPWALPYVVNGTMWKWIYDANYGVLNALLVQTGLAKDYQIWLGQPTTAFLAVVAANVWKETPVAVILLHAALQTIPSQLYEAAMVDGATVWRRFTAITLPMLRPVIAVTLAIKTVWAIKEFDLVYIMTRGGPANATNLLTYYTYLTTFKFLRFGYGSALAILLGIVAFVVAVIYVRTLGSQEVEA; encoded by the coding sequence ATGAAGCGGAGTTGGCTGGATCGCCAGGGCAGCCTCGCCGGGGTACTGGTCTTGCCCGCCGCTCTACTGGTGGCGGCTGTGTTGGCATACCCCATTGTGAGAGCGGTAGCCATGAGCCTGACTGGGCTAGTGCTTTCCGATCCCTCGAGTGGCACGTGGGTGGGCCTGGCCAATTACCTCCGAGCCTTTCGCGACCCGGAGTTTCGCATGGCCCTTACCCGGACCCTTTACTTCGCTTTGGCGACGGTACCGGTTGAAACCGTGTTGGGGTTACTCATCGCTCTACTCCTCAACCAGCGGTTTCCTCTTCGCAACGTGGTTCGGGGTCTCGTTCTCCTGCCATGGGCCCTGCCGTACGTCGTCAACGGCACCATGTGGAAGTGGATATACGATGCGAACTACGGGGTTCTGAATGCTCTGCTCGTTCAAACCGGTCTGGCAAAGGACTATCAGATCTGGTTGGGGCAGCCTACCACTGCCTTCCTGGCAGTGGTAGCGGCCAACGTATGGAAGGAGACCCCCGTCGCGGTCATCCTTCTCCATGCGGCTCTACAGACCATCCCATCGCAGCTGTACGAAGCGGCGATGGTAGACGGAGCGACTGTGTGGAGGCGGTTTACAGCCATCACGTTGCCCATGCTGAGGCCGGTGATTGCCGTCACGCTCGCGATCAAGACCGTCTGGGCCATCAAGGAGTTCGACCTTGTCTACATCATGACTCGAGGAGGCCCGGCGAACGCGACCAATCTGCTCACTTACTACACCTACCTGACGACTTTCAAGTTCCTTCGGTTCGGATACGGGTCGGCCCTCGCCATCTTACTCGGGATCGTGGCCTTCGTTGTGGCCGTGATATACGTCCGGACCCTCGGCTCGCAGGAAGTGGAGGCGTAG
- a CDS encoding carbohydrate ABC transporter permease produces the protein MRRHVAQAGVLLAVAGLCAWILAPFAWLVISSVSTRIELTSVPLRWVPERPHFENYVWILTGGPGATSVHRSLQRSAVNSLTVAGGATIVSLVAGAMASYAFARLRFRGRDLALGGLLMTQLLPAVVIIVPMYAAVRALHLLDTQLALALADVAFILPLTTWVLTGYFVNIPRELEDAARVDGCTRAGALARVVLPLATPGIAATGIFAFIIAWNEFFSAFILSSTLRSKTMSVVIAEFSSKLGVDYAAMATAGVLTSLPPVILAIAFQRYIVQGLTAGAVKG, from the coding sequence ATGCGGCGTCATGTCGCCCAGGCGGGTGTCCTACTGGCCGTCGCGGGGTTGTGCGCGTGGATTCTTGCTCCGTTCGCGTGGCTGGTCATCAGCAGCGTATCCACTCGCATCGAGCTGACCAGTGTGCCGCTCAGATGGGTGCCGGAGCGACCCCATTTCGAGAACTACGTGTGGATCCTCACGGGCGGGCCTGGCGCCACGAGCGTACACCGGAGTCTGCAGCGCAGTGCGGTCAACAGCCTGACCGTGGCGGGAGGTGCCACGATCGTCTCGCTCGTCGCCGGCGCGATGGCGAGTTATGCGTTCGCTCGGCTACGCTTCCGGGGCAGGGACCTCGCCTTGGGCGGGCTGTTGATGACCCAGCTACTACCTGCAGTGGTAATCATCGTACCCATGTACGCCGCGGTACGCGCACTTCACTTGCTGGATACCCAACTCGCGCTCGCACTGGCTGATGTGGCCTTCATCCTTCCGCTGACCACCTGGGTCCTGACAGGGTACTTCGTGAATATTCCGCGGGAGTTGGAGGATGCGGCCAGGGTGGACGGCTGCACCAGAGCAGGAGCACTGGCCAGGGTGGTCCTACCGCTGGCGACCCCTGGAATCGCTGCCACGGGGATCTTTGCCTTCATCATCGCGTGGAACGAGTTTTTCTCCGCGTTCATACTGAGCTCGACGCTGAGATCCAAAACGATGAGCGTCGTCATCGCCGAGTTCTCGAGTAAGCTGGGCGTGGACTACGCGGCCATGGCCACGGCGGGGGTGCTCACGAGCTTGCCTCCGGTCATCCTCGCCATTGCCTTCCAGCGTTACATCGTCCAGGGACTTACCGCGGGAGCCGTCAAAGGCTGA
- a CDS encoding ABC transporter substrate-binding protein produces the protein MVGTLVAVLSAGALSGSVLAADRITVIMPRHEMDLVGIWEKQTREFEQATGIQVEFIQMSWDEVADKVLTDMATGGGTYDVIEFDNGWVAKFAEAGWVEPLERYASKAYLDELVPGLLKTFTQGEHVLGIPWNNDTRFFFYNKAMLDKAGLAAPPRTWDEVVAQGRKLQQAKVAEYASAEYWNQEWALGNSVAFYLYSFGANYFDRQQGTVTINRRPALDALEFMTKMLRDYRIVHPSSVTLSQEAAADLFYRGSTAFFFQGPPVTYSYANDPSRSRVVGQVEVARYLPAKEASQQATLTLPEAFAIPKTSRHKDAAWRYIQFMISKERDRERAMTIGSLPLFKELYNDPVLLKKYPYWSQFGAQSAVARALPQVTWYDELVQTTIVAVQKALLGQVSPKAAADEIAAFMKGKPVNGKLLR, from the coding sequence ATGGTAGGCACCTTGGTTGCAGTACTGTCGGCCGGTGCGCTGAGCGGTAGCGTCCTGGCCGCGGATCGGATTACCGTGATCATGCCTCGCCATGAGATGGACCTGGTGGGCATTTGGGAGAAGCAGACACGGGAATTCGAGCAAGCCACCGGTATCCAGGTAGAGTTCATCCAGATGTCGTGGGACGAGGTGGCCGACAAGGTACTCACGGACATGGCCACCGGCGGCGGAACGTACGACGTCATCGAGTTCGACAACGGATGGGTCGCGAAGTTTGCCGAGGCAGGCTGGGTCGAGCCTCTGGAACGGTATGCGAGCAAAGCATATCTGGACGAATTGGTGCCCGGGTTGCTGAAGACCTTCACGCAGGGAGAGCACGTCCTCGGCATTCCGTGGAACAACGACACCCGGTTCTTCTTCTACAACAAGGCCATGCTGGACAAGGCTGGGCTCGCGGCGCCCCCGCGCACGTGGGACGAGGTAGTCGCGCAGGGCAGGAAGCTGCAGCAGGCCAAAGTGGCGGAGTACGCGTCAGCCGAATACTGGAACCAGGAATGGGCGTTGGGCAACTCTGTGGCCTTTTATCTGTATAGCTTCGGCGCCAACTACTTCGACCGGCAGCAGGGAACGGTGACGATCAACCGTCGGCCGGCGTTGGACGCACTGGAGTTCATGACCAAGATGCTCCGGGATTACAGGATCGTGCACCCCTCAAGCGTGACGCTGTCACAAGAGGCGGCGGCTGACCTCTTCTACCGCGGGTCCACAGCGTTCTTCTTCCAGGGACCTCCGGTGACGTACAGCTATGCCAACGACCCGTCGCGCTCGCGCGTAGTCGGACAGGTCGAAGTGGCCCGGTACTTGCCTGCCAAGGAAGCTTCTCAACAGGCCACGCTGACGCTGCCCGAGGCGTTTGCTATTCCCAAGACGAGCCGCCACAAGGATGCGGCTTGGCGCTACATTCAGTTCATGATCTCGAAAGAGCGGGATCGCGAGCGAGCTATGACTATTGGGAGCCTACCGCTGTTCAAGGAACTCTACAACGACCCTGTGCTCCTCAAGAAGTATCCGTATTGGAGCCAATTCGGGGCACAGTCTGCGGTGGCGCGAGCGCTGCCCCAGGTGACCTGGTATGACGAATTGGTGCAAACGACCATCGTGGCCGTCCAGAAGGCGCTGCTGGGACAAGTCTCTCCGAAGGCAGCAGCTGACGAAATTGCTGCCTTCATGAAAGGAAAGCCGGTCAACGGTAAGCTGCTCCGGTAG
- a CDS encoding beta-N-acetylhexosaminidase produces the protein MAGARLRVDFRTLPEELRAGLKAIIADRPEHFCVAGEPTGCACRDDQCTPIDLTFARDEALQDRLSLAVDVEQDGREVRVAYGQKAAAFRALGRLLGQLVSGNGDGVAISPFRERSRFDTLGIMVDASRNGVLRVDVAKRLLRHVALMGINACMLYTEDTYEVPGRPFFGYLRGRYTRDELEELDDYAFDLGIEMIPCIQTLAHLEQVLQWPAFQEVRDTASVLLAEDEKTYELVEEMILAASSPFRTKRIHVGMDEAWGIATGRYKEFHGERRPFDVLNAHLGRVREICRRHGLRPMIWSDMYFRLGSKTHDYYDRDTVIPEDVKRAIPKDVDLVYWDYYHLDPGFYAEWIDRHRELGSDPVMAGGVWTWDRLWASLPFSFTTTDACMRACKQKGLREAFVTMWGDDGMECDVLSALPGIQFFAEHGYTAGEAVDQHLLRLNFRGACGADADFDDWVKASEVDAPPGVDDPGKSHANPGKWLLWQDPLLAVMDPLVEGLPLREHYERLARALFAAAEKASRSKRQGGARDDGRQEDGRATRAETDRGFNWGRRLLLPAYLAHALALKSELRRRLAEAYAKDDRATLRQMAATDIPALQAAVDDLWKVHRDTWMATYKPFGWEVIERRYGGLQARLATLADRIAGYLNDELDAIPELEVKLERPMESPPGTLPEVHYARVATPSTIK, from the coding sequence ATGGCCGGCGCGAGGCTGAGGGTGGACTTCCGTACGCTCCCCGAGGAGCTGCGAGCAGGGTTGAAGGCGATCATCGCCGATCGTCCCGAGCACTTCTGTGTGGCGGGCGAGCCGACCGGCTGCGCGTGCCGTGACGACCAGTGCACCCCTATCGACCTCACCTTCGCTCGGGATGAAGCGCTGCAGGACAGGCTGTCGCTGGCGGTCGACGTGGAGCAGGATGGCCGAGAGGTACGGGTCGCCTACGGGCAGAAGGCGGCAGCGTTCCGGGCGCTGGGGCGGCTGCTCGGCCAGCTCGTCTCCGGCAACGGCGACGGCGTCGCCATCTCGCCGTTCCGCGAAAGATCCCGGTTCGATACCCTGGGGATCATGGTCGACGCGTCCCGCAACGGCGTGTTGCGGGTCGACGTCGCCAAGCGGCTGCTGCGCCACGTGGCGCTGATGGGCATCAATGCGTGCATGCTCTACACCGAGGACACCTACGAGGTGCCGGGGCGGCCCTTCTTCGGGTACCTGCGTGGGCGCTACACCCGCGACGAGCTCGAGGAGCTCGACGACTACGCGTTCGACCTGGGCATCGAGATGATCCCCTGTATCCAGACGCTGGCCCACCTCGAACAGGTTCTGCAGTGGCCGGCTTTCCAGGAGGTCCGGGACACGGCCAGCGTGCTCCTGGCCGAAGACGAGAAGACCTATGAGCTCGTGGAGGAGATGATCCTGGCCGCCAGCAGCCCCTTCCGCACCAAGCGCATTCACGTGGGAATGGACGAGGCGTGGGGGATCGCCACCGGGCGCTACAAGGAGTTCCATGGCGAAAGGCGTCCCTTTGACGTTCTCAACGCCCACCTGGGGAGGGTGCGGGAGATCTGCCGGCGGCACGGTCTGCGGCCGATGATCTGGAGCGACATGTACTTCCGGCTCGGTTCCAAGACTCACGATTACTACGACAGGGATACCGTCATCCCCGAGGACGTCAAGCGGGCCATTCCCAAAGACGTCGATCTGGTCTACTGGGACTACTACCACCTCGACCCCGGCTTTTACGCGGAGTGGATCGATCGCCACCGGGAGCTGGGGTCCGACCCGGTGATGGCAGGCGGCGTCTGGACGTGGGATCGGTTGTGGGCTTCGCTGCCGTTTTCGTTCACGACGACGGACGCCTGCATGCGGGCGTGCAAGCAGAAGGGTCTGCGGGAGGCGTTCGTCACGATGTGGGGCGACGACGGCATGGAGTGCGATGTCTTGAGCGCTCTGCCGGGGATCCAGTTTTTCGCCGAGCACGGTTATACAGCGGGGGAGGCGGTCGACCAGCACCTGCTGCGCCTCAACTTCCGGGGCGCGTGCGGGGCCGATGCCGACTTCGACGACTGGGTGAAGGCGAGTGAGGTCGACGCCCCGCCAGGCGTCGACGACCCGGGCAAGAGCCACGCCAACCCCGGCAAGTGGCTGCTGTGGCAGGATCCCCTGCTGGCCGTGATGGACCCGCTGGTGGAGGGCTTGCCGCTGCGGGAGCACTATGAGAGGCTGGCACGGGCGCTGTTTGCGGCGGCAGAGAAAGCGAGCCGGAGCAAGAGGCAGGGCGGCGCGAGAGACGACGGACGGCAGGAGGACGGCAGAGCGACCCGAGCGGAGACGGACCGCGGCTTCAACTGGGGCCGGCGGCTCCTCCTCCCCGCCTACCTCGCGCACGCCCTGGCCCTGAAGAGCGAGCTACGCCGGCGGCTGGCCGAGGCCTACGCGAAGGATGACCGGGCCACGCTGCGGCAGATGGCAGCCACCGACATCCCCGCGCTGCAGGCAGCCGTCGACGATCTGTGGAAAGTCCACCGCGACACGTGGATGGCCACGTACAAGCCGTTCGGATGGGAAGTGATCGAGAGGCGGTACGGCGGCCTGCAGGCGCGGCTGGCGACGTTGGCCGACCGGATCGCCGGCTACCTGAACGACGAGCTCGACGCCATCCCCGAACTCGAGGTCAAGCTGGAGAGGCCCATGGAGTCTCCCCCGGGCACGCTGCCGGAAGTGCATTACGCCAGGGTCGCCACGCCGAGCACGATCAAGTGA
- a CDS encoding beta-galactosidase, translating to MTNGSALPRPFLPVAAWYTAGPSRATMVEPLGPDGDDIVRRDLAHLREAGFNTVRGWIDWASGESSPGEYHFEALDRLLRHAGEMGLRVVLQLYLDSAPDWILQEFPDGRYVSQGGQAIDSQGSPGFCYDHPGVRQAAEHFMRAVAERVKDHAAFLAYDVWSEPHIVQWAYFDYLPQPALFCYCHHSKQRFRRWLKGRYQDLAALNRAWYRGFVSWEAVDPPRFISLMTYTDFIDWQRFIIAKITEDLAWRARTIKSVDPVHPVTSHSAVPAVMVTPLVEQGEPDDWAVTKVVDIWGTSFYPKHVGAKETADPAVRGAYLDSTRSACASVGKPFWLGELQGGHGYVGTFAEPVTAADIRAWTWGPISHGAKGLNFYAWRPMSRGYESAGFGLTHPDGSPTERSKAAGEVARLVDRYADLFAAAQVPQADAAILWNNDANILWGCLREKSPYVPSRALLGVYRALFERHYPVDFVHPDQIAGVAGGAQGRAARPVHEEVGHAGAGGDAGWAGHDVGPGAALGLAPGPEPIEVGRYRVIYMPFSIMVRRDVARGLAAFVEGGGTVVAEARTGWNDEAGVVDRSVPGSGLRELFGAQEHWTAGRRDLQEPVVLFVDPAPGVSGFEGGRVTGAFYQQALEPLEAEVVGRFQDGEPAVTVRRAGRGQAVLVGSWVSLAYHVQRDPASGAFLAGFAQAAGARRPVLVEGASPGQVEARLSRGETREQGPFGILYVFNHSADELAVRLAVDPPAGAGRFELRELTAQDGRPGALGSGKVHQAVVWPGPDGRPRIVLDDVRLLPWAVAVVLIRPE from the coding sequence GTGACGAACGGTTCCGCCCTACCCCGGCCTTTCTTGCCCGTGGCGGCGTGGTACACCGCAGGCCCCTCCCGGGCGACCATGGTCGAGCCCCTGGGGCCCGACGGGGACGACATCGTTCGCCGGGACCTGGCTCACCTCCGGGAAGCGGGCTTCAATACGGTGCGGGGCTGGATCGATTGGGCCTCGGGCGAGTCGTCCCCGGGGGAGTACCACTTCGAGGCGCTCGACCGGCTGCTGCGCCACGCGGGCGAGATGGGGCTGCGGGTCGTCCTGCAGCTGTACCTGGATTCGGCACCCGATTGGATCCTGCAGGAGTTCCCCGACGGCCGGTACGTCTCCCAGGGCGGGCAGGCCATCGATTCGCAGGGGTCTCCCGGCTTCTGCTACGACCACCCCGGGGTGCGCCAGGCGGCCGAGCACTTCATGCGGGCCGTGGCCGAGCGCGTCAAAGACCACGCGGCCTTTCTGGCCTACGACGTGTGGAGCGAGCCCCACATCGTCCAGTGGGCGTACTTCGATTACCTGCCGCAGCCGGCCCTCTTCTGTTACTGCCACCACTCCAAGCAGCGGTTCCGCCGGTGGTTGAAGGGCCGCTACCAAGACCTGGCGGCGCTCAACCGGGCATGGTACCGGGGGTTCGTCAGCTGGGAGGCCGTGGACCCGCCCCGCTTCATTTCGCTCATGACCTACACCGACTTCATCGACTGGCAGCGGTTCATCATCGCCAAGATCACGGAAGACCTGGCCTGGCGAGCCCGGACCATCAAGTCGGTCGACCCCGTCCATCCCGTTACCAGCCACTCCGCGGTGCCGGCGGTGATGGTGACGCCTCTGGTCGAGCAGGGCGAGCCGGACGACTGGGCGGTGACGAAGGTCGTCGACATATGGGGCACCTCGTTTTACCCCAAGCACGTCGGGGCCAAGGAGACCGCCGATCCCGCCGTGCGCGGCGCATACCTCGACAGCACGCGTTCGGCGTGCGCCTCGGTGGGCAAGCCCTTCTGGCTCGGCGAGCTCCAGGGAGGGCACGGTTACGTCGGGACGTTCGCAGAGCCGGTGACCGCTGCCGATATCCGGGCGTGGACATGGGGGCCCATCAGCCACGGGGCCAAAGGGCTCAACTTCTACGCATGGCGCCCGATGAGCCGCGGCTACGAGTCGGCCGGCTTCGGCTTGACCCATCCGGACGGCTCCCCGACGGAGCGCTCGAAGGCCGCGGGGGAGGTGGCGCGCCTCGTCGACCGCTACGCCGACCTCTTCGCGGCCGCGCAGGTGCCCCAGGCGGACGCCGCGATCCTCTGGAACAACGACGCCAACATCCTCTGGGGCTGCCTGCGGGAGAAGTCGCCGTACGTCCCCTCGAGGGCTCTGTTGGGGGTGTACCGGGCGCTTTTCGAGCGCCACTACCCCGTCGACTTCGTCCACCCCGACCAGATCGCCGGGGTTGCCGGCGGGGCACAGGGCCGTGCTGCTCGCCCTGTCCACGAGGAGGTCGGCCATGCGGGCGCGGGCGGCGACGCCGGTTGGGCCGGCCATGACGTTGGGCCCGGCGCCGCGCTCGGCCTCGCTCCCGGGCCGGAACCCATCGAGGTGGGCCGCTACCGCGTGATCTACATGCCCTTTTCCATCATGGTGCGGCGAGACGTGGCGAGAGGGCTGGCCGCCTTCGTCGAGGGCGGCGGCACCGTCGTGGCCGAGGCCCGCACGGGGTGGAACGACGAGGCCGGCGTGGTCGACCGGTCGGTACCCGGCTCCGGCCTGCGCGAGCTCTTCGGAGCCCAGGAGCACTGGACGGCCGGGCGGCGAGATCTCCAGGAGCCGGTGGTGCTGTTCGTCGACCCGGCGCCCGGGGTCTCCGGCTTCGAAGGGGGGAGGGTCACCGGGGCGTTCTACCAGCAGGCGCTGGAGCCGCTCGAGGCCGAGGTCGTCGGCCGTTTCCAAGATGGAGAGCCGGCCGTGACGGTGCGCCGGGCCGGCCGCGGGCAGGCCGTACTGGTCGGGAGCTGGGTGAGCCTGGCTTACCACGTACAGCGGGACCCGGCGTCGGGTGCCTTCCTCGCCGGGTTCGCACAGGCGGCCGGGGCCAGGCGGCCCGTGCTGGTCGAGGGAGCTTCACCCGGACAGGTGGAGGCCCGGCTCTCGAGGGGCGAGACCAGGGAACAGGGGCCGTTCGGCATCCTGTACGTGTTCAACCACTCCGCCGACGAGCTGGCGGTGCGGCTGGCCGTCGACCCGCCGGCAGGGGCGGGCCGGTTCGAGCTACGAGAGCTGACGGCGCAAGACGGGCGGCCGGGCGCGCTCGGCAGCGGCAAGGTGCATCAGGCGGTGGTATGGCCCGGGCCGGACGGGCGGCCCCGTATCGTGCTGGACGACGTGCGGCTCCTTCCCTGGGCCGTGGCGGTGGTGCTGATCCGGCCGGAGTGA
- a CDS encoding ABC transporter substrate-binding protein, with protein MSNRRWWRRSVMVVAVSVAAAMVWSAVALGAARKRIVWQVHWSDFQIEGIYKDKELVAKGLRQYVQEYQKSHPDVEIELQSVPMEEYLNKLLVAQATGTGPDIISVLNTWGPQLVQDGVLDPVPADLVKDVKANYIPVAVQGATVDGEIWGIPFEVGNYALVYNKKHLAEAGFGAPPKVWSELVDMGAKLTKRSKDKTIERYGFAFLAGWESAVVHPYLGLLWSCGGEFLAPDFKKAMFNSPQGVQALEAELDLFRKGATDVSGSVWEFPQGRVSTMIMASWYESTLVQSFGKEYEATVGVAPVPELCGKSINAAYSWWLGVNASSRVRKEAWDFIRWFAAQPLKNGTTLMGTYQATNIGSIPPRKGDLNGHPAQLNDLYTRVFVQELAHARHEPNVLQGAEIKSVLWHEIVEAWHGRKTSQQALGDAARKIDGILKELY; from the coding sequence ATGAGCAACAGGCGGTGGTGGCGCCGGTCGGTGATGGTAGTAGCGGTCTCTGTGGCAGCCGCGATGGTGTGGTCGGCGGTCGCGCTCGGAGCGGCCAGGAAGCGCATCGTGTGGCAGGTGCATTGGAGCGACTTCCAGATCGAGGGGATCTACAAGGACAAGGAACTGGTTGCCAAGGGCCTGCGCCAGTACGTTCAGGAGTATCAGAAGAGCCATCCCGACGTCGAAATCGAGCTCCAGAGCGTACCCATGGAGGAATACCTCAACAAGCTCCTGGTTGCCCAGGCAACCGGCACCGGGCCGGACATCATCAGCGTCCTCAACACCTGGGGGCCCCAGCTGGTGCAGGACGGCGTGCTCGATCCCGTGCCTGCCGACCTCGTCAAGGACGTGAAGGCCAACTACATTCCCGTGGCCGTCCAGGGCGCTACCGTGGACGGGGAGATTTGGGGTATTCCCTTCGAAGTCGGCAACTACGCCCTCGTGTACAACAAGAAGCACCTCGCGGAGGCGGGGTTCGGGGCGCCGCCCAAGGTCTGGTCGGAACTGGTCGACATGGGTGCCAAGCTTACCAAGCGCAGCAAGGACAAGACCATCGAACGCTACGGTTTCGCCTTCCTGGCCGGCTGGGAGTCGGCGGTCGTCCACCCGTATCTCGGCCTGTTGTGGAGCTGCGGCGGCGAGTTCCTCGCTCCGGATTTCAAGAAGGCGATGTTCAACAGCCCCCAGGGAGTCCAGGCGCTCGAGGCGGAGCTCGATCTGTTCCGCAAGGGCGCGACGGACGTCTCCGGGAGCGTCTGGGAGTTTCCGCAGGGGCGCGTCTCCACCATGATCATGGCCTCCTGGTATGAGTCGACGCTCGTGCAGAGCTTCGGTAAGGAGTACGAGGCCACCGTTGGCGTAGCACCGGTGCCGGAGCTGTGTGGCAAGTCCATCAATGCCGCCTATTCGTGGTGGCTGGGCGTCAACGCCTCCAGCCGGGTACGGAAGGAGGCGTGGGACTTCATCCGGTGGTTCGCGGCCCAGCCGCTCAAGAACGGCACGACGTTGATGGGCACGTACCAGGCGACCAACATCGGCAGCATCCCGCCGCGGAAAGGGGACTTGAACGGCCACCCGGCCCAGCTCAACGACCTGTACACCCGGGTCTTCGTACAGGAGCTCGCCCATGCCCGCCACGAGCCCAACGTGCTGCAGGGCGCCGAAATCAAGAGCGTGCTGTGGCACGAGATCGTGGAGGCGTGGCACGGCAGGAAGACCAGCCAGCAGGCCCTTGGCGACGCGGCGAGGAAGATCGACGGGATCCTGAAAGAGCTGTACTGA